The following proteins come from a genomic window of Neofelis nebulosa isolate mNeoNeb1 chromosome 5, mNeoNeb1.pri, whole genome shotgun sequence:
- the LOC131511764 gene encoding small ribosomal subunit protein eS27-like, producing MPLAKDLLHPSLEEEERKHKKKRLVQSPNSYFMDVKCPGCYKITTVFSHVQTVVLCVGCSTILCQPTGGKARLTEGCSFRRKQH from the coding sequence ATGCCCCTAGCGAAGGACCTCCTGCACCCATCcctggaagaggaggagaggaaacacAAGAAGAAGCGCCTGGTACAGAGCCCCAACTCCTACTTCATGGACGTGAAGTGCCCGGGGTGCTACAAAATCACCACCGTGTTCAGCCATGTACAGACGGTGGTGCTGTGTGTGGGCTGCTCCACCATCCTGTGCCAGCCGACAGGAGGAAAAGCAAGGCTCACAGAAGGATGCTCCTTCAGACGGAAGCAGCACTAA